In the Hordeum vulgare subsp. vulgare chromosome 7H, MorexV3_pseudomolecules_assembly, whole genome shotgun sequence genome, one interval contains:
- the LOC123411692 gene encoding G-type lectin S-receptor-like serine/threonine-protein kinase At2g19130, with amino-acid sequence MSLMTMATLMALACLCLAPAVGAPATVSARRPLRDNDTLVSAQGKFELGLFTPAGSSDGRFYLGIWYKNIPGQTVVWVGNRASPLSGVASAELRVSAEDGNLELVGPTAASASPVPVWSSNLSSSSSTPGSNNTAEIRDNGNLVLLDGGNTSKVLWQSFDHPTDTLIPGAWLGENKLTGEYQVLTSWRSAQDPAPGMFTDTVDPNGTSEFFYMWNQSRTYWRSGVWTGRFFATMPEATRNILFNQTYVETPTYRRVSNALYNNATITRLVLELTGQTKQYTWVPASQNWQLFWAAPTVQCDVYALCGAFGVCDLSSQPSCRCPPGFAPASEGDWTLSDWSGGCRRSVPLWCPHNGSTTDGFLTLPNVKLPNDSDLLAVGAAQSKAECESACQNSCSCEAYTFSAGRCAVWHGELRNLQQLYADSGVSRSSDLYLRLSAIGLRDLHSSGRKGGRSSWLVRGMTLLGVVALCASVILAWRILVARRRRRLVHMANEKDKGSSLTVYSYGELQAATNNFSERLGGGGFGSVYRGVLKQQKGGNTTQVQVAVKKLESLGRQGDKQFRTEVSTLGLIQHVNLVRLLGFCSSSNEKMLVYEYMPRGSLDRYLFRAGACPSWRDRYCIMIGVARGLAYLHHGCRECIIHCDIKPENILLDEDMSPRIADFGMAKLVGRDFSRALTTMRGTIGYLAPEWISGQPISAKADVYSFGMVLFELISGRRNSERCSEVDDVAGTGRCGSSAFFPVWAAGKVLEGEVGTVADPRLRNDVVPEELERACRVACWCIQDEEAHRMTMAQVVHALEGTIHVHTPPVPRALQNLVKLT; translated from the coding sequence atgTCACTGATGACCATGGCCACTTTGATGGCCCTTGCCTGCTTGTGCTTGGCCCCTGCAGTGGGTGCACCGGCGACGGTCTCGGCGCGGCGTCCGCTGCGGGACAACGACACGCTAGTCTCGGCGCAGGGCAAGTTCGAGCTCGGCCTTTTCACCCCCGCTGGCAGCTCCGACGGCAGGTTCTACCTCGGGATCTGGTACAAGAACATCCCCGGCCAGACCGTCGTCTGGGTCGGCAACCGGGCGAGTCCATTGTCTGGCGTGGCCTCCGCCGAGCTCCGGGTCTCTGCCGAGGACGGTAACCTCGAGCTCGTCGGCCCCACCGCTGCCTCCGCCTCGCCGGTCCCAGTGTGGTCGTCGaacctgtcgtcgtcgtcgtcgacaccGGGCTCGAACAACACGGCGGAGATCCGCGACAACGGCAACCTGGTCCTTCTTGACGGCGGCAACACCTCCAAGGTGTTGTGGCAGAGCTTCGACCATCCGACGGACACGCTGATTCCCGGCGCGTGGCTCGGGGAGAACAAGCTCACCGGCGAGTACCAGGTGCTGACGTCGTGGCGGAGTGCCCAAGACCCTGCACCGGGGATGTTCACCGACACGGTGGATCCCAACGGGACTAGCGAGTTCTTCTACATGTGGAACCAGTCACGCACGTACTGGCGGAGCGGCGTTTGGACGGGGCGATTCTTCGCGACCATGCCGGAGGCGACGAGGAACATCCTCTTCAACCAGACGTACGTGGAGACGCCGACATACCGGCGCGTCAGTAACGCGCTCTACAACAACGCGACCATCACGCGCCTGGTGCTCGAGCTCACCGGCCAGACGAAGCAGTACACCTGGGTGCCAGCGAGCCAGAACTGGCAACTTTTCTGGGCCGCGCCCACCGTGCAGTGCGACGTGTACGCGCTCTGCGGCGCGTTCGGCGTCTGCGACCTGAGTAGCCAGCCGTCGTGCAGGTGCCCACCCGGGTTCGCTCCGGCGTCGGAGGGGGACTGGACGCTCAGCGACTGGAGCGGTGGGTGCCGCCGTAGTGTGCCGCTATGGTGCCCGCACAACGGCTCCACGACGGACGGATTCCTGACGCTGCCCAACGTGAAGCTCCCCAACGACAGCGACTTGCTCGCCGTGGGCGCTGCCCAGAGCAAAGCAGAGTGCGAGTCCGCCTGCCAAAACAGCTGCTCTTGCGAGGCCTATACCTTCTCCGCCGGGAGGTGCGCGGTCTGGCACGGAGAGCTCCGCAACCTTCAGCAGCTCTACGCGGACTCCGGCGTCTCCCGGTCGTCAGATCTTTATCTCCGGCTCTCGGCAATAGGATTGCGAGACCTCCACAGCTCAGGCAGGAAAGGGGGGAGATCATCATGGCTTGTTCGTGGCATGACATTGCTAGGTGTTGTTGCACTGTGCGCATCGGTGATACTGGCCTGGAGGATTCTCGTTGCCCGGAGGAGGCGACGACTGGTGCACATGGCAAACGAGAAGGACAAGGGGTCCTCCTTAACCGTGTATAGCTACGGTGAGCTCCAGGCCGCCACCAATAACTTCTCGGAGCGgctgggcggcggcggcttcggctCCGTGTACCGCGGCGTCCTGAAGCAGCAAAAGGGAGGCAACACGACCCAAGTCCAAGTGGCAGTCAAGAAGCTCGAAAGTCTTGGGCGGCAAGGCGACAAGCAGTTCCGGACGGAGGTGAGCACGCTGGGGCTCATCCAGCACGTGAACCTCGTCCGGCTCCTCGGCTTTTGCTCGTCGTCGAACGAGAAGATGCTCGTCTACGAATACATGCCCAGAGGCTCCCTCGATCGCTACCTCTTTCGCGCCGGCGCGTGCCCGAGCTGGCGCGATCGCTACTGCATCATGATCGGCGTGGCGAGAGGGCTGGCCTACCTGCACCACGGCTGTCGTGAGTGCATCATACACTGCGACATCAAGCCGGAGAATATATTGCTAGACGAGGACATGTCCCCAAGGATAGCTGATTTCGGGATGGCGAAGCTGGTGGGGAGGGACTTCAGCCGTGCACTGACGACGATGCGGGGCACCATCGGGTACCTCGCGCCGGAGTGGATATCGGGGCAACCCATTAGTGCCAAGGCCGACGTGTACAGCTTCGGGATGGTGCTCTTCGAGCTCATCTCGGGACGGCGCAACTCCGagaggtgcagcgaggtggacgaTGTGGCGGGGACTGGGCGGTGCGGGTCGTCAGCCTTCTTCCCCGTCTGGGCCGCCGGGAAGGTCTTGGAAGGGGAGGTGGGCACCGTGGCCGACCCGCGGTTGCGCAACGACGTGGTGCCGGAGGAGCTGGAGCGGGCGTGCAGGGTGGCATGCTGGTGCATCCAGGACGAGGAGGCGCATCGCATGACAATGGCGCAAGTTGTGCATGCGCTGGAGGGCACTATCCATGTCCACACACCACCGGTGCCGCGGGCGCTGCAGAACCTCGTCAAACTCACGTAA